In one Micromonospora polyrhachis genomic region, the following are encoded:
- the cydB gene encoding cytochrome d ubiquinol oxidase subunit II: MELTTVWFLLITVLFTGYFILEGFDFGVGMLLPVLGRDDRERRVMINTIGPVWDGNEVWLLTAGGAMFAAFPEWYATLFSGFYLPLLLILIALILRGVAFEYRHKRPEASWKRRWDAAITFGSVVPALLWGVAFANIVRGVPLDANHEYAGGFFNLLNPYALLGGLTTTALFLTHGAVFIALKTTGDIRHRARKLATHTGIAAIVLAGAFLTWTLSIRNTPAAIVLAVVAALALAAGVAAAHAGREGWAFTGTALATGLAVITLFAALFPNVMPSTLDAAGTLTVDNAASTPYTLKIMTWVAVIFTPIVLAYQGWTYWVFRKRIGVTHIPN, translated from the coding sequence GTGGAACTCACCACCGTCTGGTTTCTCCTCATCACCGTCCTCTTCACCGGATACTTCATCCTCGAAGGGTTCGACTTCGGCGTCGGCATGCTCCTGCCCGTACTCGGCCGCGACGACCGGGAACGCCGAGTAATGATCAACACCATCGGCCCCGTCTGGGACGGCAACGAAGTCTGGCTACTCACCGCCGGCGGCGCCATGTTCGCCGCCTTCCCCGAGTGGTACGCCACCCTGTTCTCCGGCTTCTACCTGCCGCTACTACTCATCCTCATCGCCCTCATCCTGCGCGGCGTCGCCTTCGAATACCGCCACAAGCGCCCCGAAGCCAGTTGGAAACGCCGCTGGGACGCCGCCATCACCTTCGGCTCCGTCGTACCCGCCCTCCTGTGGGGCGTCGCCTTCGCCAACATCGTGCGCGGCGTCCCCCTCGACGCCAACCACGAGTACGCCGGCGGATTCTTCAACCTACTCAACCCCTACGCCCTACTCGGCGGCCTCACCACCACCGCCCTGTTCCTCACCCACGGCGCCGTCTTCATCGCACTCAAAACCACCGGCGACATCCGGCACCGCGCCCGCAAGCTCGCCACCCACACCGGCATCGCCGCCATCGTCCTGGCCGGCGCGTTCCTCACCTGGACACTCAGCATCCGCAACACCCCGGCCGCCATCGTCCTGGCCGTCGTCGCCGCCCTCGCGCTCGCCGCCGGTGTCGCCGCCGCCCACGCCGGCCGTGAAGGCTGGGCCTTCACCGGCACCGCCCTGGCCACCGGCCTCGCCGTGATCACCCTCTTCGCGGCACTCTTCCCCAACGTCATGCCCTCCACCCTCGACGCCGCTGGCACCCTCACCGTCGACAACGCCGCCTCCACCCCCTACACCCTCAAGATCATGACCTGGGTGGCGGTCATCTTCACCCCGATCGTGCTCGCCTACCAGGGCTGGACCTACTGGGTCTTCCGCAAGCGCATCGGCGTCACCCACATCCCGAACTGA